The Bombus vancouverensis nearcticus chromosome 2, iyBomVanc1_principal, whole genome shotgun sequence genome window below encodes:
- the bic gene encoding bicaudal, which translates to MNPEKLKKLQAQVRIGGKGTPRRKKKVVHATAATDDKKLQSCLKKLSVNTIPGIEEVNMIKDDGTVIHFNNPKAQASLSANTFAITGHGENKQITDMLPGIISQLGPEGVTQLKRLASTVSGSTVGKSTLEEDDEVPDLVENFDEASKEEVAPKKEVDENDKAAGDKKEAVTIDEKKEAPLATPEA; encoded by the exons ATGAATCCTGAAAAGTTGAAGAAGCTTCAAGCTCAAGTACGAATCGGCGGTAAGGGAACACCCCGACGCAAGAAGAAG GTTGTTCATGCTACTGCTGCTACAGATGATAAGAAATTACAAAGTTGTTTAAAAAAGTTGTCTGTGAATACAATTCCTGGTATAGAGGAGGTTAATATGATTAAGGATGATGGTACTGTCATCCACTTCAATAATCCAAAAGCTCAAGCTAGTTTATCTGCTAACACATTTGCCATTACTGGTCATGGTGAGAATAAACAAATAACTGACATGTTACCGGGAATAATAAGTCAGTTGGGTCCTGAAGGTGTTACACAGTTAAAGCGACTAGCAAGCACAGTTTCTGGAAGTACAGTTGGTAAATCAACTTTGGAAGAAGATGATGAGGTACCAGATTTAGTGGAAAACTTTGATGAAGCTAGCAAAGAGGAG gTTGCTCCAAAAAAGGAAGTGGATGAAAATGATAAAGCAGCTGGTGATAAAAAAGAAGCTGTTACGATTGATGAAAAGAAAGAAGCCCCCTTAGCTACACCTGAAGCTTAA